Proteins from a single region of Halorubrum sp. 2020YC2:
- a CDS encoding 7-carboxy-7-deazaguanine synthase QueE: MPVASDVEEPTTDADAAGEGLPINEVFYSLQGEGTLAGVPSVFVRTSGCNLRCWFCDSYHTSWEPTGAWRDVDSIVEEVQSHEQAGHVVLTGGEPLIHEESVELLERLDEEGYHATVETNGTIYRDAPIDLASISPKLASSTPTPERDPKGEGEWEEKHEQNRIDMDALSQMVDAYETQLKFVVTDESDLPEITDLVERVREATATTVADDDVLLMPEGMTREQLDGTRSEVAELAMEYGYRYTPRLHVDLWNDAPGT, translated from the coding sequence ATGCCGGTCGCAAGCGACGTCGAGGAGCCCACAACGGACGCTGACGCGGCTGGTGAGGGGCTTCCGATCAACGAGGTGTTCTACTCGTTGCAGGGCGAAGGAACGCTCGCAGGCGTCCCCTCAGTCTTTGTGCGGACGTCTGGGTGTAACCTGCGGTGCTGGTTCTGTGATTCCTACCATACGTCGTGGGAGCCGACCGGCGCGTGGCGCGACGTCGATTCGATCGTGGAGGAGGTTCAATCACACGAGCAGGCTGGCCACGTCGTACTCACGGGCGGCGAGCCACTCATCCACGAGGAGTCCGTCGAACTCCTCGAACGGCTCGACGAAGAGGGGTATCACGCGACGGTTGAGACGAATGGGACGATCTACCGGGACGCGCCGATCGATCTGGCGAGTATCAGCCCGAAGCTGGCGAGCAGCACGCCGACACCGGAGCGTGACCCGAAGGGGGAGGGCGAGTGGGAGGAGAAACACGAACAGAATCGGATCGACATGGATGCGCTCTCCCAGATGGTCGATGCGTACGAGACCCAACTCAAGTTCGTCGTGACCGACGAGTCGGATCTCCCAGAGATCACGGACCTGGTTGAGCGGGTGCGAGAAGCGACGGCGACGACCGTCGCCGATGATGACGTGTTGTTGATGCCGGAGGGCATGACTCGGGAGCAACTCGATGGGACGCGAAGCGAGGTCGCCGAGTTAGCGATGGAGTACGGCTACCGGTACACGCCGCGACTGCACGTGGACCTGTGGAACGACGCACCGGGAACATGA
- a CDS encoding queuosine precursor transporter: MQTEDTRAIFTAVFAGSIVLANVLAAKLTWIELPGLGGVAVPAGFVAFGVAYLASDLLVEYHGKEYAATVVNGTVVTLVIAYALVFLAIWMPSAPFYGGQEAFVSTLGGSASIILASVVALAFAQHLDVRLFANLKSRTAGRHRWLRNCGSTAISQGVDTVVFITLGFAIFPALGLGGDPTWGWALVSIVAGQYIVKLLVALIDTLPFYAVTEFVERPT, from the coding sequence ATGCAGACTGAAGATACTCGCGCGATTTTCACTGCCGTGTTCGCCGGTTCAATCGTCCTCGCAAACGTCCTCGCAGCGAAACTCACGTGGATTGAGCTTCCCGGGCTCGGCGGCGTCGCGGTCCCCGCCGGTTTCGTTGCGTTCGGCGTGGCGTACCTTGCTTCAGACTTGCTCGTTGAGTACCACGGGAAAGAGTACGCGGCGACCGTGGTCAACGGAACCGTCGTTACGCTTGTCATCGCGTATGCGCTCGTGTTCCTCGCCATTTGGATGCCGTCTGCCCCGTTCTACGGCGGCCAGGAAGCGTTTGTGTCGACGCTTGGCGGCTCCGCATCGATTATCCTCGCCTCCGTCGTCGCGCTCGCGTTCGCCCAGCACCTCGACGTCCGACTCTTCGCCAATCTGAAGAGTCGCACTGCTGGTCGGCATCGCTGGCTCCGGAACTGCGGCTCCACGGCAATTAGTCAGGGTGTGGACACGGTCGTGTTCATCACACTCGGGTTCGCCATCTTTCCGGCACTCGGCCTTGGCGGGGACCCGACGTGGGGTTGGGCGCTCGTGTCGATTGTTGCTGGGCAGTACATCGTCAAGTTGCTTGTCGCGCTGATTGATACGCTGCCGTTCTACGCCGTTACGGAGTTCGTGGAGCGGCCGACCTGA
- a CDS encoding DNA double-strand break repair nuclease NurA translates to MDERAFDVVRQLAERVDAGIPREVDDQAAHARDLFSLLTHDGGTVEPIGEPEYFKTRKAELGTWTDDPWTEPTYGVDASTTRPLEYNNGLVVDTAHAKLGVSGADSDRSAERRGTVVTGVYLEDDDVTLHHEQTERGSVEGEIIRIPEMRQRANVTSILTSTVQRLAEGKHARRCLDVVDGPLFLDGSVYPLSVIYWTLLDRAGRGAPIGNWDLPTDVIENYVAVVDACFERDIPVLGVVKTSSMGELTDSLRTKITQHDLRGPHGTLHDVPWLRDHQFIGEVLRDDSLDHLTYTSWFVQTDVELRGNSFDLLTAVSDELSHGQPDAYRRAFAYVRTPKTGNVFRIETPVLFLTDEERREQILLKALKEIARQSDVPRAVARADRIARISPDNRETIRDALQTVESAFDYNRDGRWSHLEDSRSYE, encoded by the coding sequence ATGGACGAACGCGCTTTCGACGTGGTGCGACAGCTCGCCGAACGAGTCGACGCTGGCATCCCACGCGAGGTGGACGATCAGGCCGCACACGCCCGCGACCTGTTCAGCCTCCTCACCCATGACGGGGGAACGGTCGAACCGATCGGCGAGCCGGAATATTTCAAAACGCGCAAGGCGGAACTCGGGACGTGGACTGATGACCCGTGGACCGAGCCGACGTACGGTGTCGATGCCAGTACGACCCGGCCGTTGGAATACAACAACGGACTCGTCGTCGACACAGCACACGCAAAACTCGGGGTGAGCGGCGCTGACAGCGATCGAAGTGCCGAGCGCCGAGGGACTGTGGTTACTGGGGTATACCTCGAAGACGACGATGTGACACTCCACCACGAACAGACCGAACGTGGGAGTGTCGAAGGCGAAATCATTCGCATCCCCGAGATGCGCCAACGGGCGAACGTCACCTCGATTCTGACGTCCACCGTACAGCGGCTCGCAGAGGGGAAACACGCGCGTCGGTGTCTCGACGTGGTCGACGGGCCACTGTTCCTCGACGGCTCTGTGTACCCGCTCAGCGTCATCTATTGGACGCTACTCGACCGTGCCGGGCGAGGCGCACCGATCGGCAACTGGGATCTTCCCACTGACGTCATCGAGAACTACGTCGCAGTCGTCGATGCGTGTTTTGAACGCGACATCCCCGTGTTGGGCGTCGTGAAGACCTCCTCTATGGGTGAGCTCACAGACTCACTCAGAACAAAGATCACACAACACGATCTCCGAGGCCCACACGGGACGCTACATGACGTTCCGTGGCTCCGCGACCACCAGTTCATCGGGGAAGTGCTCCGCGATGACAGCCTTGACCACCTCACGTACACCTCCTGGTTCGTCCAAACAGACGTCGAACTCCGGGGCAACTCGTTCGACCTGCTGACAGCCGTGTCTGATGAACTCAGCCACGGTCAACCAGACGCGTACCGGCGTGCGTTCGCGTATGTTCGCACACCAAAAACGGGGAACGTGTTCCGAATCGAGACGCCCGTACTGTTCCTCACTGATGAGGAGCGTCGAGAACAGATCCTCCTGAAAGCGCTCAAAGAAATTGCCCGTCAAAGCGACGTGCCGCGAGCCGTCGCGCGCGCCGACCGCATCGCACGCATCAGTCCCGACAACCGCGAAACGATCCGCGACGCGCTCCAAACGGTCGAGTCCGCGTTCGACTATAACCGCGACGGCCGTTGGAGCCACCTCGAAGATTCCCGAAGCTATGAGTGA
- a CDS encoding DEAD/DEAH box helicase: MAEKMAEGVEHIEASISEWSKNSGTPKRPLPINRLLDLEFTGVELALTAKEYMDLEFGAKDRQLRRSWRQSIPYRAHEGQSILFRCTSEPDADDETNAIEGELWMPGDDAEYTESSVSEGDWVVMTPVDDDQDPPVEIGVDRASDIKRMPLVHVTAIGDDGSITVAAPWNDWDHWPNSRYDFLYSHHHYLPRSSVNPDTERVFRNEENQTQIVIDEDASFILDPAHDDIVSYHCGRALQRSDSNHVLHWLNDLLLGERTDLETDFCDSDLIEGEPESFIESKFVEADSIDEEPNEPQLRFIRETRRQLVIVQGPPGTGKTSYTTSPAVLGRAYAFEQSDESFTAAVSALSHDAVDELFENIRTVAADCRDDECFDRMKLVRVRPSSLPDQADPYDERDDDQLVEHIAYHHDEGEERLRHLYKEFVLEADDDDPMQFLLFGPPTSIRGAVDKIAPLLLDLEDLDRQEDQDHDPSVWELLEEGDSDLFDLTVVDEASMMDLPLVFLVGAFSRDDGQLMLAGDHRQMQPIRTHDWESETRETIEDTVPFLSALDFIRFLKGDINDMEYIERPSPELDDDLGPDEQEEAAIPIYPLEESFRLPQPVANLLTELFYEKDGIELGGLENRDPIPSADSENELIQELTNPDEWVSVVVHSGERDERSSDIEGAITETVLDEFDIIAPADEDLSRGEISAGVVIPFTTQRDKLQGRLDDVIQAQTVEKFQGGERDLILMSMVASDPGYVNQLSEFLLSPYRFNVAASRMKRKLIIVASESVFQTSHPNADRYEDQLAWKRLYEFTGALDDSVSPAARGEAHDIDTELEENTTLEVYHVDLPDGS, encoded by the coding sequence TTGGCTGAGAAGATGGCTGAAGGAGTAGAGCACATCGAGGCGTCGATCTCTGAGTGGTCAAAGAATTCGGGAACTCCGAAGCGTCCTCTTCCGATTAACCGACTGCTTGATCTCGAATTCACCGGTGTTGAGCTAGCACTAACCGCCAAGGAGTATATGGACCTCGAATTTGGTGCGAAAGACCGGCAACTCCGACGGAGTTGGAGGCAGTCTATTCCATATCGTGCTCACGAGGGACAATCGATACTCTTCCGCTGTACAAGCGAACCGGACGCGGATGACGAAACGAATGCGATTGAAGGCGAACTCTGGATGCCCGGAGACGACGCTGAATACACTGAGAGCAGCGTCTCAGAGGGAGACTGGGTCGTGATGACACCAGTAGATGATGACCAAGATCCACCTGTAGAGATAGGTGTTGATCGTGCTAGCGATATCAAGCGGATGCCCCTTGTCCATGTCACAGCTATCGGCGATGATGGGTCAATTACCGTTGCTGCTCCGTGGAACGACTGGGATCACTGGCCAAATAGTAGATACGATTTCCTGTATAGCCACCACCACTACCTCCCTCGGTCGAGTGTTAACCCGGATACGGAACGAGTATTCAGGAACGAAGAGAATCAGACTCAGATCGTAATTGATGAGGACGCCTCGTTCATTCTCGACCCGGCTCACGACGACATCGTCAGCTATCACTGCGGAAGAGCTTTACAGAGAAGCGATTCCAATCACGTTCTCCACTGGCTGAACGACCTTCTCCTCGGCGAGCGAACCGACTTGGAAACGGACTTCTGTGACAGTGACTTGATCGAGGGGGAACCGGAGAGCTTTATCGAATCGAAATTTGTTGAGGCAGACTCGATCGACGAGGAGCCGAATGAGCCGCAACTGCGATTCATTCGAGAGACTCGCCGACAACTCGTCATCGTCCAGGGGCCACCGGGTACTGGTAAAACGAGTTATACAACTTCACCGGCTGTCTTGGGCCGGGCATACGCATTTGAGCAGAGCGACGAGTCGTTCACGGCGGCCGTCTCGGCGCTTTCGCATGATGCTGTCGACGAACTGTTCGAGAATATCCGAACAGTCGCCGCTGATTGTCGTGATGATGAATGCTTCGACCGCATGAAATTGGTCCGCGTTCGACCAAGTTCACTGCCAGACCAAGCCGATCCGTATGACGAGCGCGATGATGACCAGTTAGTGGAGCATATCGCATATCATCACGACGAGGGTGAGGAGCGCCTTCGCCATCTGTATAAGGAATTTGTCCTCGAAGCGGACGATGATGACCCCATGCAGTTCTTACTGTTTGGCCCGCCGACGTCGATCCGAGGTGCTGTCGATAAGATTGCTCCGCTCTTACTCGATCTCGAGGATCTCGACCGCCAAGAAGACCAAGATCACGACCCGAGCGTCTGGGAGTTACTCGAAGAGGGGGATAGCGATCTATTCGACCTCACAGTTGTCGACGAGGCAAGTATGATGGACCTCCCTCTGGTGTTCCTCGTTGGAGCTTTCTCGCGTGACGACGGACAGTTGATGCTCGCCGGAGACCATCGGCAGATGCAGCCGATCCGGACACATGATTGGGAGTCCGAGACGCGCGAAACGATCGAGGACACGGTTCCATTCCTATCAGCTCTTGACTTCATCAGATTCCTAAAAGGTGACATTAACGATATGGAGTATATCGAGCGTCCATCTCCAGAACTTGACGATGACCTCGGTCCGGACGAGCAAGAAGAGGCAGCGATCCCGATCTATCCGCTTGAGGAATCTTTCCGACTTCCACAACCTGTCGCAAACCTCCTCACGGAGCTATTTTACGAGAAAGACGGTATCGAACTCGGCGGTCTCGAGAACAGGGATCCGATTCCGTCCGCCGACAGCGAGAACGAACTGATCCAAGAGCTCACCAATCCGGATGAATGGGTATCGGTCGTAGTTCACTCGGGTGAACGTGATGAGCGATCGAGTGATATCGAAGGTGCGATCACCGAAACGGTACTTGATGAGTTCGACATTATCGCCCCTGCTGACGAGGATCTCAGCCGTGGCGAGATATCCGCGGGCGTCGTGATACCCTTTACCACACAGCGGGATAAACTCCAAGGACGGCTCGATGATGTCATTCAAGCACAGACTGTCGAAAAATTTCAAGGAGGAGAGCGAGACCTAATCCTGATGTCGATGGTGGCGAGTGACCCGGGATATGTGAATCAACTGAGCGAGTTCCTGCTCAGCCCGTACCGGTTCAACGTCGCGGCGAGCCGGATGAAGCGAAAACTGATTATCGTCGCATCTGAGTCAGTGTTCCAGACCTCGCACCCGAACGCAGATCGATATGAGGACCAACTGGCTTGGAAACGTCTCTATGAGTTTACCGGGGCACTCGATGATTCAGTCTCACCGGCCGCACGTGGAGAGGCCCATGACATTGATACTGAATTGGAAGAGAACACGACACTAGAGGTCTATCACGTCGATCTTCCTGACGGAAGCTAA
- a CDS encoding 6-pyruvoyl tetrahydropterin synthase family protein translates to MARSISRDESEADVLQEAGQRTLHIGADNPIRISSGHRILHHDGKCSRPHGHNYEITVEVSGELTEEGWVVDKGDVTEVIDAWDHRFLVEEGDPLVEAFEASGDGDALVVLDHPPTAEVMSVLLEQRMLDEFPDTVSDVSVSVSETGELCATY, encoded by the coding sequence ATGGCTCGGAGTATATCAAGAGACGAATCCGAAGCAGATGTGCTTCAGGAAGCAGGCCAACGAACCCTCCACATCGGAGCAGACAATCCCATCCGAATTAGCTCGGGCCACAGAATCCTCCACCACGACGGGAAGTGCTCGCGGCCACACGGCCACAACTACGAGATCACCGTCGAGGTAAGCGGCGAACTCACCGAAGAGGGCTGGGTCGTCGACAAAGGCGACGTCACGGAGGTCATCGACGCCTGGGATCATCGATTCCTCGTCGAAGAAGGCGATCCACTCGTCGAGGCCTTCGAAGCGTCAGGCGACGGTGACGCCCTCGTCGTCCTCGATCACCCACCAACGGCAGAGGTGATGAGCGTCCTCCTCGAACAACGGATGCTCGATGAGTTCCCAGACACCGTCTCGGACGTCTCCGTGTCGGTGAGCGAAACCGGCGAGCTCTGTGCGACCTACTAA
- a CDS encoding tRNA-guanine transglycosylase, producing the protein MLYRRRTLSTPHGKLETPVLFPVRNIGKRSSDNTPEYTDEIPDLSTAMLNARSIRQREPQWDRIQDGQTLRSEMGVPKSTIIFADSGGFDFRSEELDTTPEKSLETQQAIEADILGTVDVPLSRENRERENDRRAEENIQRALAASDSHDGDGLLFASVHGYDPETIRNGIRYLEKNGEFNGYALGSLVPIRTDYEKVTKLILAARRATDKHLHAYGLGGLVYQPLLLYCGVDSFDSSAFIRSAGNRNYLIPGFGGEELRHIEDLEYLPCACPVCKDRTLDDVREDRDSLVKHNLWALTLELRRFRYMVEAGEDVESYLDLRFRGNEVTARAYKLAKQQVRGLA; encoded by the coding sequence ATGTTATACAGGCGACGAACACTATCAACACCACACGGAAAATTAGAGACACCAGTTCTCTTTCCAGTCCGCAACATCGGGAAGCGATCAAGCGATAATACCCCAGAGTACACGGATGAGATCCCTGACCTCTCGACTGCGATGCTTAACGCTCGGTCGATACGTCAGCGGGAACCACAGTGGGATAGAATACAGGATGGTCAAACCCTGCGGAGTGAGATGGGGGTACCCAAATCAACCATTATTTTCGCCGATAGTGGTGGATTTGATTTCCGCTCTGAAGAACTAGACACCACCCCAGAGAAATCGCTCGAAACACAGCAGGCAATCGAAGCAGATATCCTCGGGACAGTCGACGTTCCACTCTCGCGCGAGAATAGAGAACGAGAGAACGACCGGCGGGCAGAAGAGAATATACAGCGGGCACTTGCCGCGAGTGATTCGCATGACGGCGATGGCTTACTTTTTGCCAGCGTCCACGGGTACGACCCTGAGACAATACGGAACGGGATTCGATATCTTGAGAAGAACGGTGAATTCAACGGATACGCGCTCGGAAGTCTCGTTCCTATCAGGACCGACTATGAGAAAGTCACAAAACTGATACTAGCTGCAAGGCGAGCAACTGACAAGCATCTCCATGCGTACGGATTGGGCGGCCTCGTCTACCAACCATTACTGCTCTACTGCGGAGTGGACAGTTTCGACTCAAGTGCATTTATCCGGAGTGCTGGCAACCGGAACTACCTGATCCCTGGGTTCGGTGGTGAGGAACTCCGACATATCGAGGATCTTGAATACCTTCCTTGTGCTTGTCCGGTCTGTAAAGACCGTACCCTCGACGACGTCCGCGAGGACCGTGATTCTCTCGTCAAGCACAATTTATGGGCACTCACACTCGAACTTCGTCGCTTCCGGTACATGGTGGAAGCAGGCGAGGATGTTGAATCATACCTCGATCTTCGCTTCCGTGGCAACGAAGTTACCGCCCGGGCTTACAAACTAGCGAAACAGCAAGTCAGGGGGCTCGCATGA
- a CDS encoding ATP-binding protein encodes MFRHALVAGSTGKGKTHFTKNVLRQFVSEKRYPIRHHDTGEEEQRRLNLVIIDPENEYWEMREDNDAVVNNDAVQHELRRHNIKHGGVDDLNVFVPQVAGTNAPSTMESRELSIPFEIVRGRPEMLMPYKPTEVTRGAIEDCINAYFSCFDSQGGYPDRSVNRPKYVDFLEFLDEHDHDESRLREENNIAGGTWSAVNRRVDRDTFRQVFDQGTAFLPDISDRVFREGQVTVIPTSHLNGGKESLTVLSILSYIIENKIDDYQVDPAVRDTPMLVAVDEAHNYLASASSLREEYILRRARVAVKQGRKYKLGLCLITQNPDDIDDDVIKQINTNIFLGLKAEVVDDVPSIPSEFKKDLPNFGKGQAVVKAPDVEAVEVKGLPYCVTRHGN; translated from the coding sequence GTGTTCAGACACGCTCTCGTTGCGGGCTCGACCGGGAAGGGGAAGACCCACTTCACGAAGAACGTCTTACGACAGTTCGTCTCTGAGAAGCGCTATCCGATTCGTCACCACGATACAGGTGAAGAGGAACAGCGACGGCTCAATCTCGTTATCATCGACCCCGAAAACGAGTACTGGGAGATGCGTGAGGACAACGACGCTGTCGTGAACAATGACGCGGTCCAACACGAGCTCCGCCGACACAACATCAAGCACGGTGGCGTCGACGACCTGAATGTTTTCGTCCCGCAGGTTGCTGGCACGAATGCCCCCTCGACGATGGAGAGCCGTGAACTCTCTATCCCCTTCGAGATCGTTCGTGGCCGGCCTGAAATGCTGATGCCGTACAAGCCGACAGAAGTAACACGTGGCGCAATCGAAGACTGTATCAACGCGTACTTTTCGTGCTTCGATTCACAGGGTGGCTACCCGGATCGCTCCGTGAACCGTCCGAAGTACGTTGATTTCCTCGAGTTCCTTGACGAGCACGATCACGACGAGAGCCGGCTACGCGAGGAGAACAATATTGCCGGAGGAACGTGGAGTGCAGTGAATCGGCGTGTTGACCGTGACACATTCCGGCAGGTGTTCGATCAGGGAACTGCGTTCCTCCCGGACATCTCCGATAGGGTGTTCCGCGAAGGGCAGGTGACGGTGATCCCAACGAGTCACCTCAACGGCGGGAAAGAGAGTCTCACCGTACTGTCGATCCTCTCGTACATCATCGAGAACAAGATCGATGATTATCAGGTCGACCCGGCGGTTCGTGACACGCCGATGCTCGTCGCGGTTGACGAGGCGCACAATTACTTAGCGAGTGCGAGCAGCCTCCGCGAAGAATACATTCTCCGACGGGCGCGCGTCGCTGTCAAGCAGGGCCGGAAGTACAAGCTTGGACTGTGTCTCATCACACAGAATCCGGATGACATTGACGACGACGTGATCAAGCAAATCAATACGAACATCTTCCTCGGCCTGAAGGCGGAGGTCGTCGATGACGTGCCCTCGATCCCTTCCGAGTTCAAGAAAGATCTTCCGAACTTCGGCAAAGGACAAGCCGTCGTGAAAGCACCGGATGTAGAGGCCGTTGAAGTGAAAGGCCTCCCATACTGCGTAACCAGACACGGTAACTGA
- the queC gene encoding 7-cyano-7-deazaguanine synthase QueC, with amino-acid sequence MSNKSAVILVSGGMDSATAVYEAIEQGYEPYFLHTSYGQRTEDKEYECAQALAEEVDAADFLHIETGHLSQIGASSLTDEEMDVADADMESDEIPTSYVPFRNANLLSMATSYAEATDSEALFIGAHSEDFSGYPDCRPAFFDAFQNVIDVGTKPETEIELKAPFVEWSKTEIAERGLELGVPYEMTWSCYRDEEPACGTCDACAFRLEAFRNAGSRDPIAYAERPEFS; translated from the coding sequence ATGAGCAACAAAAGCGCGGTCATTCTGGTGTCCGGCGGGATGGATAGTGCGACAGCGGTATACGAGGCGATTGAGCAGGGGTACGAGCCGTACTTCCTCCACACGTCGTATGGGCAGCGTACGGAAGACAAAGAGTACGAGTGCGCACAGGCGCTCGCTGAGGAGGTTGATGCGGCTGACTTCCTCCATATCGAGACGGGGCATCTCTCGCAGATTGGGGCATCGAGTCTGACGGACGAAGAGATGGATGTGGCTGACGCGGATATGGAAAGCGACGAAATTCCGACATCGTACGTCCCCTTCCGGAACGCGAACCTGTTGTCGATGGCGACGTCGTACGCGGAGGCGACTGATTCGGAGGCGCTGTTTATCGGCGCGCACTCAGAGGATTTCTCTGGGTATCCTGACTGTCGTCCGGCCTTTTTCGATGCCTTTCAGAACGTGATCGATGTCGGCACGAAACCGGAGACGGAGATTGAGCTGAAAGCGCCGTTCGTCGAGTGGTCGAAAACAGAGATCGCCGAGCGGGGGTTGGAACTCGGGGTGCCGTACGAGATGACGTGGTCATGCTACCGCGACGAGGAGCCGGCGTGCGGGACGTGTGATGCCTGTGCGTTCCGGCTTGAGGCGTTCCGGAACGCTGGGTCACGCGATCCGATCGCGTACGCTGAGCGGCCGGAGTTCTCGTAG
- a CDS encoding BREX system ATP-binding domain-containing protein, whose product MTTDNFEITDEQRDYSSLGLDENPFPYSPVPSDNPEVYCGQDHVANAVSDTVSSVLSTGKSKHLVITGKYGNGKSHTLKYARSLVRDREDVLVGYVAQPGEGFLDVYHEFMYDLGFDRVQELAYEFLAHVARKHTETNPMGAPSMKSLIDEGEILLSELVPKAVQLLSDVTKFADFARAIVHMVYEDTNLYAWQWLTAEGIRYEQRKEMEIHSALDDDTMGVRAFTALKNMLLELGYTGVFVFVDEFESVARLSPKNEQATLNSLRHLMDQNSSGLSMMFGCAPEVWQDIMSEYHAFSERIGREVSLRPMTEDHLKDLVDSYLDLAAGEAVSVSDIFEEDSLQLILQSSQGNVRQALSICSYTVDGAAERGRTNIDTEIIQEVVS is encoded by the coding sequence ATGACGACTGACAATTTCGAGATTACAGACGAACAGCGCGACTACTCATCCCTCGGTCTCGACGAAAACCCGTTCCCCTATAGCCCAGTACCCTCGGACAATCCCGAGGTTTACTGTGGTCAGGATCACGTGGCGAACGCGGTGAGCGATACCGTGTCATCGGTGCTCAGCACCGGGAAATCGAAGCACCTCGTGATAACCGGAAAGTACGGAAACGGGAAATCTCACACGCTCAAATACGCACGCTCGCTCGTCCGTGACCGCGAAGATGTCCTCGTTGGATACGTCGCTCAGCCCGGAGAAGGGTTCCTCGACGTCTATCACGAGTTCATGTACGATCTCGGCTTCGATCGTGTACAGGAACTTGCGTACGAATTCCTTGCTCACGTCGCCCGGAAGCATACCGAGACGAATCCGATGGGGGCACCCTCGATGAAATCGCTGATCGACGAGGGAGAGATTCTGCTCTCAGAACTCGTCCCGAAGGCTGTCCAACTGCTGAGTGACGTCACAAAATTCGCTGACTTTGCTCGTGCGATTGTACACATGGTCTATGAGGACACGAACCTCTACGCGTGGCAGTGGCTCACCGCGGAGGGAATTCGGTACGAGCAGCGCAAGGAGATGGAGATTCACAGCGCCCTTGACGACGACACGATGGGTGTGCGTGCGTTTACTGCGCTCAAGAACATGCTCCTCGAGCTCGGATACACCGGCGTGTTCGTCTTCGTGGATGAATTCGAAAGCGTGGCGCGCCTCTCTCCGAAGAACGAACAGGCGACGCTCAACAGTCTACGCCATTTGATGGATCAGAACAGTTCCGGACTCAGCATGATGTTCGGATGTGCTCCGGAGGTCTGGCAGGACATCATGAGCGAATACCACGCCTTCTCCGAACGAATCGGTCGAGAGGTCTCCCTCCGACCGATGACAGAGGACCACCTGAAAGACCTCGTCGATTCTTATCTTGACCTTGCCGCCGGTGAGGCAGTTTCAGTGTCCGATATCTTCGAGGAAGACAGTCTCCAACTGATTTTACAGAGTTCACAAGGGAACGTACGACAGGCGCTTTCGATCTGTAGCTACACGGTCGATGGTGCCGCGGAACGGGGAAGGACGAATATAGACACGGAAATCATTCAGGAAGTCGTCTCATAG
- a CDS encoding LuxR family transcriptional regulator, producing the protein MNQHDQFTEQGKYTMHLQEHTPLSEQQAKILALRKMGNTTEEISDQLGAHPEVVETIWNDVLEQWNLAQNLCGIMGPDSRRDGENRKKNVFDDSPWRLLTSGGMSYSDEDRSRVELELYEWGTIPGYKFLLIEREISDPTYDSMETTEIRSIHSKDGLHTYIYHDADTLDEVYLRVALLHEAGIDPNSKYAPLTRDLIGREITETEREEALALWLSRVTKHWSGDIHIGTEISSS; encoded by the coding sequence ATGAATCAGCACGATCAGTTTACAGAACAGGGCAAATATACAATGCATCTTCAGGAACACACACCACTCTCTGAGCAGCAAGCAAAGATACTTGCGCTCCGGAAAATGGGAAACACTACCGAAGAAATAAGCGATCAGCTCGGTGCGCATCCAGAAGTCGTTGAAACAATTTGGAATGACGTGCTTGAACAGTGGAATCTTGCCCAAAATCTCTGTGGGATAATGGGGCCAGATTCTCGAAGGGATGGGGAAAACCGCAAAAAGAACGTTTTTGACGACTCACCTTGGAGACTCCTGACTTCTGGTGGAATGAGTTACTCTGATGAAGATCGCAGCCGTGTTGAGCTTGAATTATATGAATGGGGAACCATACCGGGATACAAATTCCTTCTGATCGAACGCGAAATTTCAGACCCTACCTACGATAGTATGGAGACTACGGAGATTCGAAGTATACATTCTAAAGATGGGCTCCATACATATATTTATCATGATGCGGACACGCTTGACGAAGTCTACCTACGTGTCGCGTTGCTACATGAGGCTGGTATTGATCCGAATTCAAAGTACGCGCCACTAACGAGAGACCTAATTGGTCGAGAAATTACTGAAACTGAACGGGAAGAGGCTCTGGCGCTGTGGCTGAGCAGAGTTACAAAACACTGGTCAGGTGATATTCACATCGGAACTGAAATAAGTTCTAGCTAA